A genomic stretch from Arachis stenosperma cultivar V10309 chromosome 3, arast.V10309.gnm1.PFL2, whole genome shotgun sequence includes:
- the LOC130966246 gene encoding uncharacterized protein LOC130966246, whose protein sequence is MAYKTPLGMSPFWIVYGKACYLPVEIENRAYWAVKQCNMDLTQAGVAKKLQLEELECLRNEAYENARIYKEQTKAFHDHHIWKKDFQEGDEVLLYNSRLCFMPGKLRSRWEGPFKVKEIKPYGVVELFDPKSEATFKVNGHRVKKYHGYKLPRELEVFLLEDAPKEGEV, encoded by the coding sequence ATGGCCTACAAGACTCCATTAGGGATGAGTCCCTTCTGGATAGTCTATGGGAAGGCATGTTACCTTCCAGTGGAAATTGAGAATAGAGCCTACTGGGCGGTAAAACAATGCAACATGGATTTGACCCAAGCAGGAGTAGCCAAAAAATTACAGCTAGAGGAGCTCGAATGTTTGAGGAACGAGGCATATGAGAATGCCCGGATCTACAAGGAGCAAACCAAAGCATTCCATGACCACCACATCTGGAAAAAGGATTTCCAAGAGGGTGATGAGGTGCTCCTCTACAATTCGAGGCTTTGTTTCATGCCTGGCAAGCTCCGTTCTAGATGGGAAGGACCTTTCAAGGTAAAAGAGATAAAGCCTTATGGAGTGGTGGAGTTGTTTGATCCTAAAAGTGAAGCAACCTTCAAGGTGAATGGACATAGAGTGAAGAAGTACCATGGCTACAAGCTCCCAAGGGAGCTAGAGGTGTTCCTACTGGAGGATGCACCTAAAGAAGGAGAAGTTTGA